Within the Flavobacterium sp. CG_23.5 genome, the region TCTTAAAACTACAACGTTTTCGTTTATAAATTAACGCAAACATCTCATTTGAAGAGGATAAAACATCAATAGAAATACTATATTTACATCATATTTTGCACGAAATGGGTATTCACAAACTGGATCTTGGCGAATTTGACGAAATAGATTATTATCTTATTGCTATTCACACTTCATTAGAAGACTATCGTTTGGCTTATTTTATTAATCAAAATCTTCCGATTAATCTAAGCAAAAGTGAGAATGAAATTCAAATTAATATAAAAGAAGGGGAAACAAATTTCTCTAGATTTTATTATTTTGATGTTGAAAATGCTATATCCTGGAATTTGATTCAAAATAAAAGTGAAGTCATCCAACAGAAAAAAGGAAATAATCAGAATCTATTTTCAAATATAACCATGGAAGTGGCGACAAAGGTTTTTTTACTTCCTGAGTTTAAAAAGGTGGATTATTTCTTAAAGATAGAAAATACCGAAGATATTATAGACATATCCAAAATACAAACTATACTAAACAAAATTGATAGTATTTCGGCCATTTATACAGTTGAAACAAGTCAAATAAAATCAAAAAACAATTTAATTTTTTAATACAAATGCTTACAAACAAAAAAACGAAAATTGTAGCCACACTTGGGCCTGCATGTAGTACCAGAGAGATTATTAAAGAAATGATTGAAGCAGGTGTAAACGTGTTCAGAGTAAATTTTTCTCATGCTGACTACGAAGATGTAAAAGAAAAGATTAACCTAATACGAGGTTTAAATGAAGAGTTTGGTTACACTACTGCAATTCTTGGAGATTTACAAGGTCCTAAACTTCGCGTAGGAGTTATGGAAGAAGGTGTAGTCGTTCACGATGGTGATTTAATTACATTTACTACTGCCGAAGATATTATAGGAACTGCTAAGAAGGTTTTTATGAAGTATAAAGAATTTCCAAATGATGTTAATCCTGGCGAAAGAATCTTACTTGATGATGGAAAACTTATTTTTGAAATTGTTGAAACGGACAAGAAAACAGAAGTTGTTGCCCGAGTAATTCAAGGTGGTGAATTAAAATCTAAAAAAGGAGTTAATCTTCCTAACACAAAAATATCTTTACCTGCAATGACAGAAAAAGATATTGCAGATGCTATTTTTGCTATTGGACAAAATGTAGATTGGATTGCACTTTCATTTGTGAAAACTCCAGAGGATTTGCAACAATTACAAGAATTAATAGCTAAACATTCTGACTATAAAATTCCAATTATCGCCAAAATCGAAATGCCAGAAGCATTAGAAAACATCGATAAAATCGTTGCTTATTGTGATGGTTTAATGGTAGCTCGTGGAGATTTAGGTGTTGAACTTCCAGCACACGAAGTACCTCTTGTTCAAAAAGAATTGATTCGCAGAGCAAAAACCGCTAGAATTCCGGTAATTGTAGCTACGCAAATGATGGAAACAATGATTACCAGCTTGACGCCAACACGTGCCGAGGTAAATGATGTTGCTAATTCAGTTATGGATGGTGCGGATGCCGTAATGCTATCTGGCGAAACGGCAACAGGTAATTATCCTGTTCAAGTAATCCAAAAAATGACTCAAATCATTGAAGCTGTAGAGGATTCACCACTAATTCGTGTTCCACAAAATACACCACAGATAAAAACAAAACGTTTTATTACAAAAACTATTTGTCATCATGCTGCAATTATGGCTAATTCCATACAAGCAAAAGCGATTTGTACCTTGACCAACAGTGGATACACTGCATTTCAAATCTCGGCTTGGAGACCAAACGCACATATATTAGTTTTTACTTCGAATAAAAGAATCCTTACTCAACTTAATTTATTATGGGGCGTAAAATCATTCTTCTACGAAAAAAATGTAAGTACGGACGATACCGTAATTGACATCAACGAAATTGTTAAAGTTAAAGGTTTCGTGAAAAAAGGGGATTTCCTTATCAACTTGGCAGCAATGCCCATAAAAGATAAAGGAATGGTAAACACCTTAAGAGTTTCTGAAATAGAATAGAAAGCTATTGACTCAATATTTAGAATCCGTCTCGTTGAAAATATGAGACGGATTTTTTATTGCAAAATATATTTTTATGAATCAATGTATTTCTATTTTTTATTCGAAAAAAATTAAGACATAATAAACATTCATCTGTAAAATATAATTTATATTTGATGTATAAAAATCTTATCTCCTATGAGTTTAAATTCGAAAAATCCATTTTTAAACAATAAGTCTTTTTCATCCACAGCAGTATCTAGAAAAGACGAAGTCCACAATGCCACTTTAATTGATTACAATCAAGAAATGACCTTGTCAGGGACAATAAATAAAACCATTATCCTGTTTTTACTTCTTACCGCCTCAGCAATGGTGATTTGGTGGATGGCTTTTAATGGCCTGAATCCAATAGTTCCCGCAATAGGGGGCGCAGTTGTAGGGCTAATTTTGGTTCTTATCGCGGCTTTCAAGCCACAATATTCCCCTTATTTAGCTCCAGGTTATGCATTATTTGAAGGATTGTTCATTGGTGGTGTTTCTGCCATATTTGAAGCCCGATATCCCGGAATTGTAATACAGGCAGTAGGTGCAACTTTTGTGACTTTTATGGTATGTCTGGGTTTGTATAAATATAAAATTGTAAAGGTAACGGAGCAGTTTAAGTCGGTTGTGATGGCAGCAACACTTGCTATCGCCACCTATTATTTAATTTCTTGGCTGTTTTCCATGTTCACGAGCTTTGTGCCGGTACATTATGGTAATTCATTGATGAGTATCGGTATCAGCGTTTTTGTTATTGTAATCGCCGCTTTAAATCTGTTTTTGGATTTTGACAGAATAGAACAAGGAACGGAACAAAAAATGCCAAAATACATGGAATGGTATGGTGCAATGGGCTTGATGATCACCTTAGTGTGGTTGTATATTGAGTTTTTACGATTACTATCTAAACTGAATAGCAAAAACTAATTGCAGTTTTAATATAAAATACTAAAAAACCTTTCTTGACAGAAAGGTTTTTTTTATGCTGCTTTTTCAAAAGCAATGTAATGACTTAATTTTCCTTTCAAATCAAATATCGGAAAGCCCTTTATCAAGCAATAGTAAATCTCACCACTTTTCTTATAATTTAAAACCGTTTTTTCGAATACTTGCTGTAATTGTATTGCTTCATTTATTTCACTCGAAATCTGTCTGTCAGTCGCTTTGCCTTGAAACATTTTGGGACTATTACCCACAACTTCATCAACTAAATAGCCGTTCATTTTCACCATATTATGTGATGCAAAAACAATTTTCAGTTTAGCATCCGTAACTATTATTACTTCCTCTTCTAATCTTGTTTTTAGATCCCAATCCTGCAGACTCCACTTACTTTGAGCAGCAATTTCTCTTAATTTATACAAATCTAAAAACGAGTCCCTTAATTCATTTAAAAATTCATAATGAAAATTTAAAGAAAAAACGGGAAGTGTTTTTATTCGTAAATCACTATAATACTTTACTATAGCGTCATCATATTGTTTTAAATTGCTCATGATTAATTGATTATACAATCAAATGTAAAAAAAATAATGAAGAAACAATTCTAATTATACCGTTTTAACCATTGTTGAACGAGCCTTTACCATATTAAAAATCAAATTTCAACTGAACTACTAGGAATTTTTTCTCTTCGGTATTTAAATTACTCAGTGAAATTCCAAGTAATCGCACGGAATCTTTCATTCGTTCCTGATATAATAACTCTTTTATAATTTCTAAAATTATTCCTTTATCAGATATAAAATAGGGTACCGTTTTACTTCTGGTTTGTTGGGTAAAATCGCTGTATTTTATTTTTAATGTAACTGTTTTTCCGGCAACATTGTGCTTCTTCAATCGTCTTTCTAGTGCATTTGCAATAATTTCCAACTTTTCCAACATGAAGATTTCAGAGGACAGATTGACATCAAACGTATGTTCGGCCGCCACTGATTTTGTAATTCGGTTTGATTTTACCTCACTGTTATGAATCCCCCGTACCACATTAAAGTAGAAATTTCCTGATTTCCCAAAATGTTTCTCCAGAAAATCCAAAGACTTACTTTTTAAATCCACACCGGTAAAAATTCCTAACTGGTACATTTTTTCGGTGGTGACTTTTCCCACACCATAAAACTTCCTAATGGGTAATTCTTCAAGAAAAGAAATAACTTCATCGGGATTAACTGTTTTTTGCCCATTCGGTTTGTTATAGTCACTGGCTATTTTTGCAACAATCTTATTAATTGATATTCCTGCCGAAGCCGTTAAACCTACTTCATTGAATATGCGTAATCGGATTTCTTCTGCCAATAAAGAAGCACTAGGATTCCCTTTCTTGTTTTTGGTCACGTCAAGATACGCCTCATCAAGGGAAAGCGGCTCTACCAAATCCGTGTACTCATGAAAAATTTTTTGAATCTTAGCTGAAATTTCTTTATACCTTTCAAATCTTGGTGTGACAAAAATGAGCTCGGGGCAGTTCTTCTTGGCCATCACTCCACTTATAGCACTTCGAACACCAAATTTTCTAGCTTCGTAGCTTGCCGCAACCACTACACCTCGGTTTTCCGAACCACCTACTGCAACGGGTTTGCCTCTCAATAACGGATTATCCATTTGCTCTACGGAGGCATAGAAAGCATCCATATCGATGTGTATGATTTTCCTATTTGGATTTGAAGCTTCCATCCTATACTAATTGCATGTGTAGTCTTTTTATAAAATAATTTACAAAGGACTTTAAATTATTCTTTTACTTCTGAACTCAGATAGTTTTCAACTATTACTGATTTATTTTTTTTCTCTGTTGGAAAAAAGAAACTGACAGGTCTTGCTTTAAAATGATTCCAAATCGAGGCAACAACAAATTTTACTTCGAATAATGAAATAGCTCTCGAACGGAAAGCTAGTCCCAATGACAGACTAAAACTAACCATAAAATTGACCAAACCTATAATCCCGATTCCAAATATACCCCAGAATAACATAGAATTACTAACCGCATAATTTGCTCCATACAAACCTAAAGCTAAATTTCCACTGGCAAAAGTAATATGTCTAATATCCAGATTTAATCCTAGAAACAGGCCAATCGAACCAATACTCCCCATAAAAATACCAAACCAGAAATTAGATATAACTCCTGCCCACCTTTTTTCATACAGTTTTGCTAATTTCAACGTACGTACTTTTCCTAAACTCCTTTTCAGTCCAGGATGTTCCGCAATACGAAAATAAACCTGATTGTGTTTGTCTCTATTGGCAATACTTCCTGAAATGATACCGGATAAGAATAGAAATACACCGGCAATAGCTGAGTGAAGAATCGCTAACGAATGAATGGGACTTAAATCAGTGAGTAAACTCTCCCATTTTGTTGCGGCAATATTATAATCCAAAGTATAATCAATCAGCCAAATTCCTAACAATGAAATAGGAAAAGCCATAATTACATTTCCTACAAACGCGATAAACTGAGACCGAAACACACGTGCGAAAAGAATAGCAAATGCTTCGTATTTTTCAGAATCCTTACCTTGTTTAATTAACCCTTCTTCCAGTGCTTTTATTAAGGCAGAAGCAGTCATGGCTGGTTGCTTAGTTGCCAAAGTAAAACCAAAAAGGTAAATGGCAATAAATCCAAAGGCATAATTCATACTATAAAAAAAAGCATGACCAAAGTAACTCGCTTCCACTTTAGAGAGCAATACCTTAATAACACATAATATTCCCACTATAAGCCCACCGCCCAAAGCCGTACGGAACATTTTAAAATATTCGCTTCGGGTTTCTGTAATATAATGCTCTCCGGTCTTTGCGGTATGTTGCGTTATTTCATAGGAAATCAGCTGGGTACTTTCGGCAATAAATTTTCGAACATTATTTTTATAACAATTGTACTTGATTAATTGTAAAGCCAATGCGATTCCGTTTGTTTTTTTATCATTCTCTTTTTCAATAATTAATAGCGGAATTAAATATTTTAGTCTAATTAATTGCTGCCTGATTTTTAATAAATTCTGGTTCACTCGAAGTGAAATTCCGTATTTAGAACTATTATGGAATGCTTTATCAACGAATTCTTCGCACTGTTTATGTAAAACCAATAGCTGAGCATAGGACAAATCATCTCGATTAATATAATGATGTTCTGAAGATCGAATCTTCTCTTCAATTAGCAGTAATTCTCTTTCAAATGCACCAAAAGGACTTTCGAAATCGTCAAATTCAGGCACCATTTTAAGCACATCGGTTTCCATGGCACGACCACTAATTCGTTGTGTAATCAATGACATTGCTACCAACAGTTCTGACAAACTTGAATTAGGTTCTGTAGTCTCGTAAATTGAATTAAATTCTAATAATACATACAATTCTTCTAATTGATTGAACGGTATTCTATTAACCCAAATCGAATCATCTGCTTTATAAAAAACCTGGTTAAGAATGTATTCTAAAGTATTTTTCTGTGGCTGATAGGGCAGGAATTTTGCGAAAATTCTTTTTTTAACTTCAAAAATAAAATCTACATCTTGCAATATAGCAGCATCAGAAAGGATTTTATTAAACTTTTTGTCTTGTAAAATTTCTTTAATGTAAATAGAAAACTGCTTACGGCAAAAATCATTTTCTTTTAAAAAAAAAATAATTTCCTGCAAGTTAATGGTTTGGATTTTCTTGATTTTTGACGGCCGAATGAGTCGAATCAATCTAACTAAAACTTCTAAATCATCTTCCTTTTTAAGCCAAGACTGACTTTCGTCAAAAGAAGAAGCTATTAATCCTATTGGAGTTATTTTGGATTTTTCTTTAAAAAATAATTTCATTATTATATGGTCGATTTTTGTAAAAATACGATTTGACCTATCATTATTCACTAACTAAATCATAAAAGATGTTGCCAATCCCAGGATTAGAAAATAATATAAAAAAAATCAGAGCATCATTCTGATAAAAATCAAGACGATAACGCTATCCTGTGAAGCAATTTGAAGAATATAACTAATCATCGTACAAATATTTTATACCTTTGAGTTACACTTATATATAATAGTCCGAGTAATCTTGGATAAGTATAAAAAAATATAGCCAACTTCTGTTTTTGAATTGAAACTGAAAGAGAATAAAACACAATACCATCAATAGCATTCCCGATAAACATGATAGAAATAGAAAAGAAATTCTTGGTTTTAAACGACTCCTTTAAGGCAGCAGCTTTTATTAAAAATCGTATTGCACAAGGATATTTAAGTTCAGTTCCGGAACGCACGGTAAGAGTACGCATAAAAGGAAATAAAGGCTATTTGACCATAAAAGGAATTTCAAACGATACGGGAATGTCTCGTTTTGAATGGGAAAAAGAAATTCCTATTAATGATGCTCAAAAACTACTGCTTTTATGCGAAAAAGGAATCATCGACAAAACTAGATTTGAGGTGAAACTAGGGAATCACATTTTTGAAGTGGACGAGTTTTATGGCGAAAACGAAGGTTTAATTATGGCTGAAATTGAACTTGAATCTGAAACCGAAACTTTTGTAAAACCCGAATGGTTGGGTGAAGAAGTGACAAATGATAAACGATATTATAATTCCCATCTCAGCAATAACCCATACAAAAAATGGTGATTTAATCATTCAAAACCGCAATCGTTACGCGCATTGCTCCATCATCATGACGAGATGCAATATCCTTAAATGCTCTTTTTGACAAATCTATTTCCCGTGACTTAACAAATGGACCTCTATCTGTAATTTCAACAATTACGGATTTACCATTGGCTTCATTAGTCACTTTCACTTTTGTTCCAAAGGGTAATTTTTTGTGGGCTGCAGTATATTTATTGTTGTCGAATTTTCTTCCACTTGTTGTTCTTCTTCCATTAAATTTATCAGCATAATAAGAAGCATGAGCATCGGTTTTGTAAACTTTAAATTTTCCTACTACGACCATAATCGTATCTGAAATAACTTCCTTGTTTCCAAACACCGTTTTACTTTTCTTAAGAGTGTCCTTTTGAACAACAGATTTTTGTTTATCTTTTTTTGAACTTTGACTGCTACCTAATCCAATAATTGCTAGCAAAAAAAATAATGTAATTAATTTCTTCATGTATTCTTCTTTTAGTTAATCTATTTTACAAAAACCATACCTAGATAGAAAAAGCTCTATTTCTAGAGCTTTAACGGGTTTTTAAAACCACATAGACCATGGAATTCTACTCAATATAAGTAGCAATCCTAAACCATAAAAAATAGAAAATGTTTTAAATTTTGATTCGCTAGTCATCAATTTTTTATGTTTAGACCAACCTATGGTGATCAAAGTAATACCTATAATATTTATTAATGGATGTTCTAATGAAGTCAATCGCAACGCTTTATCTGACATTTGTCCGAATGAAGCAAAACCTAATGGCGAAACAAAATATAGAATAAAACCAATCAATAGCTGAGTATGTATTCCTATTAAAGCAAATAAGGCAATTTTTCTATCTTTTGCGGTAAATTCCTTTTTAGAAGACATCCCTATAAATGAATTAACCACTGCAACCACTAATAATAAAAGTGCTAAATAAGCCCAACCAGAATGAAATTTTTGAATAAATTCGTACATAAATAAAGTTTTTGTTTTAACAAATATAAGAAAAAAAGGCATAAAAAAACCACGCTTTTGAGGCGTGGTTATTAAATATCAAATAAGTTTAAAGAAAATTATTTTCCAAAAATATATCTAAGTGTAAATTGTGCTTGCCAAACATCAAAAGTTGAAGCATTTTTTTGGAAGGTATCTTTAATTAAAGTTTTTGTTCCTGCAACATCTGTTTGAGTTGTTAATTGGTAGAAAGGCACATTTGCAGTTGTAGTTACGTAGCTCAATACATTTGAATTTGTAACTCTTTGTGTAACACCCCAATCTTTATTCAACATATTGGTAAAGTTTAAGATATCAGCTCTGAATTGGAAAGCATTCTTTTTGCCAGCTATTTTCAAGAAAAAATCTTGAGTAACTGATAAATCTAATCTATGTAACATAGGGATGACAGCTCCATTTCTCTGAGCATATTGACCTCTTCTTGTAGAAAGATATTTATCTTGGTTAATGTAAGAATCAAAAGCTTGTTGTTGTTGTGCTTCAGTGTATACTGTTACTACATTTGCTCCATTTACTACATTTGTAACTGATAATGGTTGAAAACGAATTTGATTCGCATTATTTGGTACAAATAATAAATCATTTCCATTTACTCTATCACCATTCATATCGCCATTATAGGCATAAGAGATTCCTCCTGATTGTTCTCCAATATAACCTAAGTTAATTGAAGTAGCAGCTCCAAGTTTATCACCGTACTCAATTTTATATCCTAATATACCAACAATTCTATGCGGTGTATTGTTACTAGATAATGATAATGGTAAGTCATTATTACCGTTTACTGATCTAGCTCCAGTCCAAGAACCAGAAGCAATAGAACCTGCTGATAATAAATCATTAGCACTTGAATGTGTATA harbors:
- a CDS encoding IPExxxVDY family protein, which produces MGIHKLDLGEFDEIDYYLIAIHTSLEDYRLAYFINQNLPINLSKSENEIQINIKEGETNFSRFYYFDVENAISWNLIQNKSEVIQQKKGNNQNLFSNITMEVATKVFLLPEFKKVDYFLKIENTEDIIDISKIQTILNKIDSISAIYTVETSQIKSKNNLIF
- the pyk gene encoding pyruvate kinase, with protein sequence MLTNKKTKIVATLGPACSTREIIKEMIEAGVNVFRVNFSHADYEDVKEKINLIRGLNEEFGYTTAILGDLQGPKLRVGVMEEGVVVHDGDLITFTTAEDIIGTAKKVFMKYKEFPNDVNPGERILLDDGKLIFEIVETDKKTEVVARVIQGGELKSKKGVNLPNTKISLPAMTEKDIADAIFAIGQNVDWIALSFVKTPEDLQQLQELIAKHSDYKIPIIAKIEMPEALENIDKIVAYCDGLMVARGDLGVELPAHEVPLVQKELIRRAKTARIPVIVATQMMETMITSLTPTRAEVNDVANSVMDGADAVMLSGETATGNYPVQVIQKMTQIIEAVEDSPLIRVPQNTPQIKTKRFITKTICHHAAIMANSIQAKAICTLTNSGYTAFQISAWRPNAHILVFTSNKRILTQLNLLWGVKSFFYEKNVSTDDTVIDINEIVKVKGFVKKGDFLINLAAMPIKDKGMVNTLRVSEIE
- a CDS encoding Bax inhibitor-1/YccA family protein: MSLNSKNPFLNNKSFSSTAVSRKDEVHNATLIDYNQEMTLSGTINKTIILFLLLTASAMVIWWMAFNGLNPIVPAIGGAVVGLILVLIAAFKPQYSPYLAPGYALFEGLFIGGVSAIFEARYPGIVIQAVGATFVTFMVCLGLYKYKIVKVTEQFKSVVMAATLAIATYYLISWLFSMFTSFVPVHYGNSLMSIGISVFVIVIAALNLFLDFDRIEQGTEQKMPKYMEWYGAMGLMITLVWLYIEFLRLLSKLNSKN
- a CDS encoding PAS domain-containing protein: MSNLKQYDDAIVKYYSDLRIKTLPVFSLNFHYEFLNELRDSFLDLYKLREIAAQSKWSLQDWDLKTRLEEEVIIVTDAKLKIVFASHNMVKMNGYLVDEVVGNSPKMFQGKATDRQISSEINEAIQLQQVFEKTVLNYKKSGEIYYCLIKGFPIFDLKGKLSHYIAFEKAA
- the dinB gene encoding DNA polymerase IV, producing the protein MEASNPNRKIIHIDMDAFYASVEQMDNPLLRGKPVAVGGSENRGVVVAASYEARKFGVRSAISGVMAKKNCPELIFVTPRFERYKEISAKIQKIFHEYTDLVEPLSLDEAYLDVTKNKKGNPSASLLAEEIRLRIFNEVGLTASAGISINKIVAKIASDYNKPNGQKTVNPDEVISFLEELPIRKFYGVGKVTTEKMYQLGIFTGVDLKSKSLDFLEKHFGKSGNFYFNVVRGIHNSEVKSNRITKSVAAEHTFDVNLSSEIFMLEKLEIIANALERRLKKHNVAGKTVTLKIKYSDFTQQTRSKTVPYFISDKGIILEIIKELLYQERMKDSVRLLGISLSNLNTEEKKFLVVQLKFDF
- a CDS encoding recombinase; its protein translation is MKLFFKEKSKITPIGLIASSFDESQSWLKKEDDLEVLVRLIRLIRPSKIKKIQTINLQEIIFFLKENDFCRKQFSIYIKEILQDKKFNKILSDAAILQDVDFIFEVKKRIFAKFLPYQPQKNTLEYILNQVFYKADDSIWVNRIPFNQLEELYVLLEFNSIYETTEPNSSLSELLVAMSLITQRISGRAMETDVLKMVPEFDDFESPFGAFERELLLIEEKIRSSEHHYINRDDLSYAQLLVLHKQCEEFVDKAFHNSSKYGISLRVNQNLLKIRQQLIRLKYLIPLLIIEKENDKKTNGIALALQLIKYNCYKNNVRKFIAESTQLISYEITQHTAKTGEHYITETRSEYFKMFRTALGGGLIVGILCVIKVLLSKVEASYFGHAFFYSMNYAFGFIAIYLFGFTLATKQPAMTASALIKALEEGLIKQGKDSEKYEAFAILFARVFRSQFIAFVGNVIMAFPISLLGIWLIDYTLDYNIAATKWESLLTDLSPIHSLAILHSAIAGVFLFLSGIISGSIANRDKHNQVYFRIAEHPGLKRSLGKVRTLKLAKLYEKRWAGVISNFWFGIFMGSIGSIGLFLGLNLDIRHITFASGNLALGLYGANYAVSNSMLFWGIFGIGIIGLVNFMVSFSLSLGLAFRSRAISLFEVKFVVASIWNHFKARPVSFFFPTEKKNKSVIVENYLSSEVKE
- a CDS encoding CYTH domain-containing protein, encoding MIEIEKKFLVLNDSFKAAAFIKNRIAQGYLSSVPERTVRVRIKGNKGYLTIKGISNDTGMSRFEWEKEIPINDAQKLLLLCEKGIIDKTRFEVKLGNHIFEVDEFYGENEGLIMAEIELESETETFVKPEWLGEEVTNDKRYYNSHLSNNPYKKW
- a CDS encoding septal ring lytic transglycosylase RlpA family protein, with protein sequence MKKLITLFFLLAIIGLGSSQSSKKDKQKSVVQKDTLKKSKTVFGNKEVISDTIMVVVGKFKVYKTDAHASYYADKFNGRRTTSGRKFDNNKYTAAHKKLPFGTKVKVTNEANGKSVIVEITDRGPFVKSREIDLSKRAFKDIASRHDDGAMRVTIAVLND